One genomic window of Pseudomonas sp. LFM046 includes the following:
- a CDS encoding DUF2790 domain-containing protein, whose amino-acid sequence MKSLVIALSLSLASTVAIAAGTEQSSPPVTQYEYGVHLDIARIVEMTDLSTYCGVGPARMTYEDSQMQLQTIEYLAWGTGCKNEY is encoded by the coding sequence ATGAAAAGCCTCGTCATCGCCCTGAGTCTCAGCCTCGCCTCCACCGTCGCCATCGCCGCGGGCACCGAGCAGTCCTCGCCTCCGGTCACGCAGTACGAGTACGGCGTCCACCTGGACATCGCCCGGATCGTGGAAATGACCGATCTCTCTACGTATTGCGGAGTGGGCCCGGCGCGGATGACTTATGAGGACAGCCAGATGCAGCTTCAGACCATCGAGTACCTGGCGTGGGGAACCGGGTGCAAGAACGAGTACTGA
- a CDS encoding multicopper oxidase domain-containing protein encodes MYLPKDASKARLREAEIARRNFAELATALSKGEVTRRDFIKWGLATSSGLLVPVHGLSPFTSSAYAGTFDIPTGLSPSPLFGVLPFTQPMPRFDVLPRKAFTFGAGLMNPIPAFPGVPGPDPAEQANTTQQPVPAVLGGGTGPIEGRPPGPIWAHQHWGEFPPKVVVEVTQEGAKPNTVYDPGVPSSLNSGIDPAQALRPAFHPDLPDQGKLKLWTFNGTLPPKLLIGRYHEHILLRHHNRLPEDPTQNGGFGIHTITTHEHNGHHGAENDGFTGAYFFPGEFYDYHYPICHGGYFSFNQGANDPRCGSPNDAGGIDNLQGDFHETMSTHWFHDHMFSFTSQNVYKGNAGMFNIYSSLDRGNEEIDDGVNLRLPSGSAKSFGNLDYDVNLMLADKAWDQDGQLAMDIFDFDGFLGDVMTVNLVYKPFFEVERRKYRFRILNAAVARFFKLSLSDASPMVQIANDGNLLPTPVTLTTLDEIGIAERYDIVIDFSRYRVGDKVWMVNLAEHETGRRPMQDLSLRDAMSGTSGDPCVGRFLEFRIVRDPARPDTSQIPDFLVPNPDLSQIPVAAERTFVFGRGAIQTTSDPISSFVGPWGIGTDGGAKLDADFGRISAAPRFGTREIWTLKNGGAGWDHPIHIHFEEGQILARNGRPENVPTWERGRKDVYRLHPGTSVTLTMQFRDFGGMFMEHCHNTTHEDNAMLLRWEIDDAGGAFLRPLPTPIPTPQGVRFVDPTEILPTAFR; translated from the coding sequence ATGTACCTTCCGAAAGATGCGTCCAAGGCACGCCTGCGCGAAGCGGAAATTGCCCGTCGGAATTTCGCGGAACTGGCCACTGCCTTATCCAAAGGGGAAGTCACGCGACGGGACTTCATAAAATGGGGCTTGGCCACTTCCAGCGGACTTCTGGTGCCCGTGCATGGCTTGAGCCCCTTCACCAGCAGCGCTTATGCGGGAACCTTCGACATCCCCACGGGGTTGTCACCCAGCCCGCTGTTCGGCGTGCTTCCCTTCACCCAGCCCATGCCGCGCTTCGACGTGCTGCCTCGCAAGGCATTCACCTTCGGCGCGGGCCTGATGAACCCCATACCCGCCTTCCCGGGCGTGCCCGGTCCTGATCCGGCCGAGCAGGCCAACACCACGCAGCAACCGGTACCGGCCGTGCTGGGTGGCGGTACCGGCCCGATCGAGGGTCGGCCACCGGGACCGATCTGGGCGCACCAGCACTGGGGCGAATTTCCGCCCAAGGTGGTGGTGGAGGTCACCCAGGAGGGTGCCAAGCCCAATACCGTCTACGATCCGGGTGTGCCCTCATCCCTGAATTCCGGCATCGACCCGGCGCAGGCTTTGCGCCCGGCGTTCCATCCCGACCTGCCGGATCAAGGGAAGCTGAAGCTCTGGACCTTCAACGGCACCCTGCCGCCCAAACTGCTGATCGGCCGTTACCACGAACACATCCTGCTGCGGCACCACAACCGCCTGCCTGAAGACCCGACCCAGAACGGCGGCTTCGGCATTCACACCATCACCACCCATGAGCACAACGGTCACCACGGCGCGGAGAACGATGGCTTCACCGGCGCCTACTTCTTCCCCGGCGAGTTCTACGACTACCACTACCCGATCTGCCACGGTGGCTACTTCAGCTTCAACCAGGGCGCCAACGACCCACGCTGCGGCTCACCCAACGACGCCGGTGGCATCGACAACCTTCAGGGTGACTTCCACGAAACCATGAGCACCCACTGGTTCCACGACCACATGTTCAGCTTCACCTCGCAGAACGTGTACAAGGGCAACGCCGGGATGTTCAACATCTACAGCAGCCTGGATCGTGGCAACGAAGAGATCGACGACGGCGTGAACCTGCGCCTGCCCAGTGGTTCGGCCAAATCGTTCGGCAACCTCGACTACGACGTGAATCTGATGCTCGCCGACAAGGCCTGGGACCAGGACGGTCAACTGGCGATGGATATCTTCGACTTCGACGGGTTCCTCGGTGATGTGATGACGGTGAACCTGGTCTACAAGCCCTTCTTCGAGGTCGAGCGGCGCAAGTACCGCTTCCGCATTCTCAACGCGGCGGTGGCGCGGTTCTTCAAGCTGTCCCTGAGCGATGCGTCGCCGATGGTCCAGATCGCCAATGACGGCAACCTGCTGCCGACCCCGGTGACGCTCACGACCCTCGACGAAATCGGTATCGCCGAGCGCTACGACATCGTCATCGATTTCTCCCGCTACAGAGTCGGGGACAAGGTCTGGATGGTGAATCTCGCCGAGCACGAGACTGGCCGTCGGCCCATGCAGGATCTCTCGCTCCGCGATGCGATGTCGGGCACGTCCGGCGATCCCTGTGTTGGCCGCTTCCTGGAATTCCGCATCGTCCGCGATCCGGCTCGACCCGATACCAGCCAGATTCCCGATTTCCTCGTACCGAATCCCGACCTGTCGCAAATTCCGGTGGCAGCCGAGCGCACCTTCGTGTTCGGTCGCGGCGCCATCCAGACCACCAGCGACCCGATCTCATCGTTCGTCGGCCCATGGGGCATCGGGACCGATGGCGGCGCCAAGCTTGACGCGGACTTTGGCCGCATCTCGGCGGCGCCACGCTTCGGCACCCGCGAGATCTGGACGCTGAAGAACGGCGGCGCGGGCTGGGACCACCCGATCCACATCCACTTCGAGGAGGGCCAGATCCTCGCTCGCAATGGACGGCCGGAAAATGTCCCGACCTGGGAACGCGGCCGCAAGGATGTCTATCGCCTGCACCCGGGTACCAGCGTCACCCTCACCATGCAATTCCGCGATTTCGGTGGGATGTTCATGGAGCACTGTCACAACACCACCCACGAGGACAACGCCATGTTGCTGCGCTGGGAAATCGACGACGCTGGCGGCGCCTTCCTGCGCCCGCTGCCAACGCCGATCCCGACGCCCCAGGGTGTGCGCTTCGTGGACCCGACCGAGATTTTGCCGACCGCCTTCAGATAG
- a CDS encoding cytochrome b/b6 domain-containing protein yields MNTPTHFTPLLRVLHWLMAILLLAMLFIGVSMVGDLSPRHDALVALHKPLGLILLVLALVRLAVRMAWTTPPLPSDMPNWQQHAARLSHVLLYALMIAQPLVGWSMQAAGGYPLVLHDSLVLPPIAPPDARLYAVLRLAHTVLAYLLFIGILAHLAAALYHALIRRDGVLSSMTAGNGASPEPDGR; encoded by the coding sequence ATGAACACTCCGACGCATTTCACCCCGTTGTTGCGGGTACTCCACTGGCTGATGGCGATCCTGCTGCTGGCCATGCTCTTCATCGGCGTCAGCATGGTGGGCGACCTGTCCCCGCGCCATGACGCCCTGGTGGCGCTGCACAAACCCCTCGGCCTGATCCTGCTGGTACTGGCCCTCGTTCGGCTGGCGGTGCGCATGGCCTGGACCACGCCGCCGCTGCCCAGCGACATGCCCAACTGGCAGCAACATGCCGCCAGGCTGTCCCACGTGCTGCTGTACGCGCTGATGATCGCCCAGCCCCTGGTGGGGTGGAGCATGCAGGCCGCCGGCGGTTACCCGCTGGTCCTTCACGATTCGCTGGTACTGCCGCCCATCGCCCCGCCGGACGCACGGCTCTATGCCGTGCTGCGCCTGGCCCACACTGTACTGGCGTACCTGCTGTTCATCGGCATCCTGGCGCACCTGGCGGCGGCCCTCTATCACGCACTCATCCGCAGGGATGGCGTGCTGTCGAGCATGACCGCCGGCAATGGCGCTTCTCCGGAGCCTGATGGTCGTTAG
- a CDS encoding SDR family oxidoreductase produces the protein MRTSAFPVGATLVFGGSGGIGQGVALEFARAGVPVAVGYRSKADVAQRVADQIREEGVNASTHQVDVTDAAQVKATLDAAIEAHGRVHTIVWAAGPFVNQLHISEMSRDDWKRAIDVEVMGFFNAAKAALPHLRASGGGSFVTLGSAGHLRWPDRDGLSVAPKAANESLVKGLAREEGRFNIRANSVLVGVIEAGMFPQLLEQGQFDQRWIDETMHMLALKRWGKPEEIGRAAVFLASDNAAYITGQQLNVSGGYGI, from the coding sequence ATGAGAACGAGCGCATTCCCAGTTGGCGCCACCTTGGTTTTTGGCGGTAGCGGTGGCATCGGACAAGGCGTTGCCCTTGAGTTCGCACGCGCTGGAGTACCGGTCGCAGTCGGCTACCGGAGCAAGGCCGATGTGGCACAGCGCGTCGCCGACCAGATCCGGGAAGAGGGCGTCAACGCGAGCACCCACCAAGTCGACGTAACCGATGCCGCCCAGGTCAAGGCAACGCTGGACGCCGCCATTGAAGCTCACGGCCGCGTGCACACCATCGTCTGGGCGGCTGGCCCTTTCGTGAATCAGCTCCATATCAGCGAAATGAGCCGTGACGACTGGAAGCGCGCCATCGATGTCGAAGTCATGGGGTTCTTCAATGCCGCCAAGGCTGCGCTGCCGCACCTGCGCGCCTCGGGGGGCGGATCGTTCGTCACACTGGGCTCCGCCGGCCATTTGCGCTGGCCGGATCGCGACGGCTTGTCAGTCGCGCCGAAGGCCGCGAATGAATCGCTTGTGAAGGGCCTTGCCCGCGAGGAAGGCCGCTTCAACATCCGTGCGAATTCCGTCCTGGTCGGTGTCATCGAGGCCGGCATGTTCCCGCAGCTCCTGGAGCAGGGACAGTTCGACCAGCGGTGGATCGACGAAACGATGCACATGCTTGCACTCAAGCGCTGGGGAAAGCCCGAGGAAATCGGTCGTGCCGCCGTGTTCCTGGCATCCGACAACGCGGCCTACATCACCGGGCAGCAACTGAACGTGTCCGGCGGGTACGGCATCTAG
- a CDS encoding magnesium transporter CorA family protein, translating to MIHYYAQDGGVLHATAGQPGMAIPPGTLWIDLMDPEPEEAAFIGQALGVEIPGREAIVEIEETSRLYQHTGTLYMNATLVSGLRAKRPVSSDVMFVVAPDHLVTVRYANLSFYEYLQDKFLREPETHASSEQIFLSLCGSVVDHIADLLELMQRELDEMSGEVFSDERGAAPQRNRTDLQQVVKRLGRHNSGLVKLRESLISMARVLDYSMQWASLWLSESGLDRSRSIERDIRSLVDYVAKMFDEIAFLLSATLGLIDIEQNGIIKVFSIAAVLFLPLTLVGTVYGMNFRAMPELDWAFGYPVALGLMVVSAILPFAWFKWKGWL from the coding sequence ATGATCCACTACTACGCGCAGGACGGCGGCGTCCTGCACGCCACCGCCGGCCAGCCCGGCATGGCCATTCCCCCTGGCACCCTGTGGATCGACCTGATGGACCCTGAGCCGGAGGAAGCCGCCTTCATCGGCCAGGCCCTGGGGGTGGAAATTCCCGGCCGCGAGGCCATCGTCGAGATCGAGGAAACCTCCCGCCTCTACCAGCACACCGGCACCCTCTACATGAACGCCACCCTGGTAAGCGGTCTGCGCGCCAAGCGGCCGGTGTCCAGCGATGTGATGTTCGTGGTGGCGCCCGATCACCTGGTGACGGTGCGCTACGCCAATCTGTCGTTCTACGAATACCTGCAGGACAAGTTCCTCCGCGAGCCGGAAACCCATGCCTCCAGCGAGCAGATTTTCCTCTCTCTGTGCGGCAGTGTGGTGGACCATATCGCCGACTTGCTGGAGCTGATGCAGCGGGAGCTGGACGAGATGTCCGGCGAGGTGTTCAGCGACGAGCGCGGCGCCGCGCCCCAGCGCAATCGCACCGACCTGCAACAGGTGGTCAAGCGCCTGGGGCGGCATAACTCGGGGCTGGTGAAACTGCGGGAAAGCCTGATCAGCATGGCGCGGGTGCTGGACTACTCCATGCAGTGGGCGAGTCTCTGGCTGAGCGAATCGGGACTGGATCGCTCGCGCTCCATCGAGCGGGACATCCGTTCGCTGGTGGACTACGTGGCAAAGATGTTCGACGAAATCGCCTTCCTGCTCAGCGCCACCCTGGGACTGATCGACATCGAGCAGAACGGCATCATCAAGGTCTTCTCCATTGCCGCCGTGCTGTTCCTGCCGCTGACCCTGGTGGGCACGGTGTACGGCATGAACTTCCGCGCCATGCCGGAACTGGACTGGGCCTTCGGCTACCCGGTGGCGCTGGGGCTGATGGTGGTGTCGGCGATCCTGCCCTTCGCCTGGTTCAAGTGGAAAGGCTGGCTCTGA
- a CDS encoding nuclear transport factor 2 family protein yields the protein MTTWRSSATGTATLEPHVVDLSEMVEKFALQQLAWTYCHAIDRGDLKLVRSLYHDDAIDDHGPMFRGSPDEYVAWLPGMLANWEATSHVISNMLFLIDGNQAEGELVVLAYHRTPAPNSREVIARGRYLDRYEKREGIWRFLRRSLVLDSMEERATPIGSGPSLDEGMEKGRADAGDACFTRLAMFARQRGLLDEHRR from the coding sequence ATGACTACATGGCGTAGTTCCGCGACCGGGACTGCGACGCTGGAGCCGCACGTCGTCGACCTGTCGGAAATGGTCGAAAAATTCGCGCTCCAGCAGCTCGCCTGGACCTATTGCCACGCGATCGACCGGGGAGATCTGAAGCTCGTGCGCAGCCTCTACCACGACGACGCGATTGACGATCACGGCCCGATGTTTCGCGGATCGCCCGATGAGTATGTCGCGTGGCTGCCCGGCATGCTCGCCAACTGGGAAGCCACCTCACACGTCATCTCGAACATGCTCTTCCTCATCGATGGGAATCAGGCCGAAGGCGAACTGGTGGTGCTGGCCTACCACCGCACGCCCGCCCCGAATTCGCGTGAGGTCATTGCCCGGGGACGCTACCTCGACCGCTACGAGAAGCGCGAGGGCATCTGGCGCTTTTTGCGGCGCTCGCTCGTACTCGATTCGATGGAGGAGCGCGCCACCCCGATAGGCAGCGGCCCTTCGCTGGATGAGGGCATGGAGAAGGGCAGGGCTGATGCGGGAGATGCCTGCTTTACGCGGCTTGCCATGTTTGCTCGGCAGCGGGGCCTGCTCGACGAGCATCGCCGGTAG
- a CDS encoding anti-sigma factor, which yields MNRFHPSEDDLHAYLDGQLDADRRQAVEAYLAANPEVAAQVEGWRKDAQQLRAALALPRQAPNPRLDPVAIRASLRVRKQRRFALAASFLLALGAGGLGGWQARDMSLLAANPPMQDALQAHRLFAASPTVDIQVHRSGELQAWLDQRFSHAARIPDLTPYGFTPVGGRWLVTEQGAAALLVFEDGQGQRVSLYLRAPSTLYPSMKKGQRRDGGLEARYWSRDGYNYALVSQDGDPRGEVLGKALSF from the coding sequence ATGAACAGATTCCATCCCAGCGAAGACGACCTGCACGCCTACCTCGACGGCCAGCTCGATGCTGACCGGCGTCAAGCGGTGGAGGCCTACCTGGCGGCCAACCCCGAGGTCGCGGCTCAGGTGGAGGGTTGGCGAAAGGACGCCCAGCAGCTGCGCGCAGCCCTGGCCCTCCCGCGCCAGGCCCCCAACCCGCGCCTCGACCCGGTAGCGATTCGCGCCTCCCTGCGCGTGCGCAAGCAACGGCGCTTCGCCCTGGCGGCGTCCTTCCTGCTGGCCCTGGGCGCCGGTGGGCTGGGTGGCTGGCAGGCACGGGACATGAGCCTGCTGGCCGCCAACCCGCCCATGCAGGACGCCCTGCAGGCCCACCGTCTGTTCGCCGCCAGCCCGACCGTGGACATCCAGGTGCACCGGTCGGGTGAATTGCAGGCCTGGCTGGATCAGCGCTTCAGCCACGCGGCACGGATTCCCGATCTCACCCCCTACGGCTTCACCCCGGTGGGCGGCCGTTGGCTGGTCACCGAACAGGGGGCCGCCGCGCTGCTGGTGTTCGAGGACGGCCAGGGGCAGCGGGTCAGTCTCTACCTGCGGGCGCCGAGCACGCTCTATCCAAGCATGAAGAAGGGCCAGCGTCGCGACGGCGGGCTGGAGGCCAGGTACTGGTCGAGGGATGGCTATAACTACGCGCTGGTCAGCCAGGACGGTGACCCGCGTGGGGAGGTGCTGGGGAAAGCGCTTTCGTTCTGA
- a CDS encoding DoxX family protein, translated as MSAFVSQLSELWAPRLLSVLRIITAFLFLQHGTSKLFGFPHVAFFDELSLFSLIGFAGVLEVVGGLLLMLGLFTRPVAFILSGEMAFAYFIGHAPKGLLPLLNGGELAIVFCFVFLYLAAAGGGAWSLDRRP; from the coding sequence ATGTCTGCATTCGTTTCCCAACTCAGTGAGCTTTGGGCGCCGCGCTTGCTCAGTGTGCTGCGGATCATCACGGCCTTCCTGTTTCTCCAGCACGGCACTTCAAAGTTGTTCGGCTTTCCGCATGTCGCGTTTTTCGATGAGTTGAGTCTGTTTTCCCTGATCGGCTTTGCCGGTGTGCTGGAAGTGGTCGGCGGACTGCTGTTGATGCTCGGTCTGTTCACGCGACCGGTCGCCTTTATCCTGTCCGGCGAAATGGCGTTTGCCTATTTCATCGGACATGCCCCCAAGGGGCTGCTCCCGCTGCTGAATGGCGGTGAACTGGCGATCGTGTTCTGCTTCGTATTCTTGTACCTGGCTGCGGCTGGTGGTGGCGCCTGGAGCCTTGACCGTCGGCCGTGA
- a CDS encoding BRO family protein has product MHDAYTPLVFFHHNQRLRALMIDNQPWFVAQDVARLIGIRPPRRLLRALEPHERRSVTLEYTDDFHEEVQAINDAGAYKALYRFARPERRDLARWLSDVLVPTLHDYHRVPDASPRRSFMSCEGRQIDVVRWQGEVWVAWRDLPALMASGKEVQA; this is encoded by the coding sequence ATGCACGACGCATACACCCCCCTCGTTTTCTTTCACCACAACCAACGCCTGCGCGCCCTGATGATCGACAACCAGCCCTGGTTCGTCGCCCAGGATGTCGCCCGGTTGATCGGCATCCGCCCTCCCCGCCGCCTGCTCCGTGCCCTGGAGCCACACGAGCGGCGCTCCGTCACCCTGGAATACACCGACGACTTCCACGAAGAGGTGCAGGCGATCAACGATGCCGGCGCGTACAAGGCGCTCTATCGCTTCGCCCGCCCGGAGCGTCGGGATCTCGCCCGCTGGCTGAGTGACGTGCTGGTGCCGACGCTGCATGACTATCACCGCGTACCGGATGCGTCGCCGCGCCGTTCCTTCATGAGTTGTGAAGGCCGGCAGATCGACGTGGTGCGGTGGCAGGGAGAAGTCTGGGTGGCCTGGCGGGACCTGCCGGCGCTGATGGCCAGCGGCAAGGAGGTGCAGGCATGA
- a CDS encoding sigma-70 family RNA polymerase sigma factor — translation MNMIDDAELREMLQRLRRFALWLTRNASSADDLVQATLERALSRWGSKGDGNLRAWLFAILYRQFLDGQRRARRHARLLEFFSGGRSEEAPSTEELVVNQSTLEAFGQLPAEQRALLLLVSVEGLSYKEAAETLGIPIGTVMSRLSRARKALRELAEGEMPNPQLRVLK, via the coding sequence ATGAACATGATCGATGACGCGGAACTGCGGGAGATGTTGCAGCGGCTGCGGCGCTTTGCGCTGTGGCTGACGCGCAATGCCTCCAGTGCCGATGACCTGGTCCAGGCCACCCTGGAGCGGGCGCTTTCCAGATGGGGCAGCAAGGGTGACGGCAACCTCCGCGCCTGGCTGTTCGCCATCCTCTATCGGCAGTTCCTCGACGGGCAGCGCCGGGCTCGCCGCCATGCGCGGCTGCTGGAGTTCTTCAGCGGTGGGCGTAGCGAGGAGGCGCCATCCACCGAAGAACTGGTGGTCAACCAGTCCACACTGGAAGCGTTCGGCCAATTGCCGGCGGAGCAGCGCGCGCTTCTGCTGCTGGTGAGTGTGGAGGGGCTCAGCTACAAGGAGGCCGCCGAAACCCTCGGGATTCCCATCGGCACCGTGATGTCCAGGCTGTCCCGCGCCCGCAAGGCGCTGCGCGAACTGGCCGAAGGCGAGATGCCCAACCCTCAGCTCCGGGTACTCAAATGA
- a CDS encoding helix-turn-helix domain-containing protein, translating into MHPKNLDGATDESLLLAELKRLLKDRNIRYCDIAEQLNVSETTIKRKLTGHGLSVAMLESVCAIAGVRLIDLAELAARRSDSKIHALSVEQEQGLADAPFTAFIFLLLRYDWTPREIQQEFGLDEPGTFLHLRRLEKLRLLDLFPGNRVRLLTVRHPEWIPGGPLRRAVHDAMRRHFEAMDFHDPQSLWQLETVKLSRGSIDQLRQMMASLSQRMRELATDDRSLPDGQTDWYSMLCMARLTDPRIFWTT; encoded by the coding sequence ATGCATCCGAAGAACCTCGATGGAGCCACCGATGAATCACTGCTGCTCGCGGAGCTGAAGCGCTTGTTGAAGGATCGCAATATCCGCTATTGCGATATCGCCGAGCAGTTGAACGTGAGCGAGACGACCATCAAGCGCAAGTTGACCGGGCATGGTCTGAGCGTCGCGATGCTGGAGTCGGTGTGTGCCATTGCAGGCGTCCGCCTCATCGATCTTGCCGAGCTGGCGGCGCGGCGCAGCGATAGCAAGATTCACGCATTGAGCGTCGAGCAGGAGCAGGGGCTGGCCGATGCCCCGTTCACGGCGTTCATCTTCCTGCTGTTGCGCTATGACTGGACACCCCGGGAGATCCAGCAGGAATTCGGCCTGGACGAGCCGGGCACCTTCCTTCACTTGCGGCGACTCGAAAAACTCCGTTTGCTCGACCTGTTTCCCGGCAACCGCGTCCGTCTGCTGACGGTGCGGCATCCGGAGTGGATTCCGGGAGGCCCGTTGCGACGGGCCGTTCACGACGCGATGCGCCGGCATTTTGAAGCGATGGATTTCCACGACCCACAGTCGCTTTGGCAGCTCGAAACCGTCAAGTTGTCGCGCGGATCGATCGACCAGTTGCGCCAGATGATGGCGTCGCTTTCGCAGCGCATGCGAGAACTCGCGACCGACGATCGCTCCCTGCCTGACGGGCAGACGGACTGGTACAGCATGCTGTGCATGGCTCGCCTTACCGATCCGCGAATCTTCTGGACCACGTGA
- a CDS encoding catalase family peroxidase — protein sequence MSKVPPKGFDLASRLALIGLAVGGLAAGFGYAAGWFDGDRLTPQRILDAFEANAGKFPGYRKNHAKGICITGYFESNGQAKRLSRASVFAPGLVPVVGRLAIGGSNPHAPDAGVPVRSMALLFQLPGGEQWRTAMNTPPVLPVSTPEAFYEQILASRPDPATGKPDPAKMQAFFAAHPESAAFRQWAQGAKPSNSFANVAYHSINAFRLVNDAGDTQYVRWSVQPESPFEPLGEAGQDPDFLRHDLQQRLVKAPLRWHLVLTLAEPGDPTNDASRPWPADRRQLDVGTLVVESAVPQNQGACRDINFDPLVLPDGIQASDDPILAARSATYALSFNRRTREGAPSPEQGAQP from the coding sequence ATGAGCAAGGTACCACCCAAGGGATTCGACCTGGCGTCACGGCTGGCCCTCATTGGCCTCGCCGTCGGCGGACTGGCGGCAGGATTCGGCTATGCCGCCGGCTGGTTCGATGGCGACCGCCTCACCCCGCAACGCATCCTCGACGCCTTCGAGGCCAACGCCGGGAAGTTCCCCGGCTATCGCAAGAACCACGCAAAAGGCATCTGCATCACCGGCTATTTCGAGAGCAACGGCCAGGCCAAGCGCCTGTCCCGCGCCAGCGTCTTTGCGCCCGGCCTGGTGCCGGTGGTCGGGCGTCTGGCCATCGGCGGCAGCAACCCCCACGCCCCGGACGCCGGCGTGCCCGTCCGGAGCATGGCGCTGTTGTTCCAGCTGCCCGGCGGCGAACAGTGGCGCACGGCGATGAACACCCCGCCCGTGCTGCCGGTCAGTACGCCCGAGGCTTTCTACGAGCAGATCCTGGCTTCACGCCCGGACCCCGCAACCGGCAAGCCCGACCCGGCAAAGATGCAGGCCTTTTTCGCCGCTCACCCGGAAAGCGCAGCCTTCCGCCAATGGGCCCAGGGGGCCAAACCCAGCAACAGCTTCGCCAATGTCGCCTACCACAGCATCAACGCTTTTCGTCTGGTGAATGATGCCGGCGACACCCAGTACGTGCGCTGGTCAGTGCAGCCGGAGTCCCCCTTCGAGCCGCTGGGCGAGGCCGGGCAGGACCCGGACTTTCTCCGCCATGACCTGCAACAGCGCCTGGTCAAAGCACCGCTGCGCTGGCACCTCGTGCTGACCCTGGCCGAGCCCGGCGACCCCACCAACGACGCCTCCCGCCCCTGGCCCGCCGACCGCCGCCAGCTGGACGTCGGCACCCTCGTGGTGGAAAGCGCCGTGCCCCAGAACCAGGGCGCCTGCCGCGACATCAACTTCGACCCGCTGGTGCTGCCGGACGGCATCCAGGCGTCCGACGACCCGATCCTCGCCGCCCGTTCGGCCACCTATGCGCTGTCCTTCAATCGCCGCACGCGCGAAGGTGCGCCCAGCCCGGAACAAGGAGCCCAGCCATGA
- a CDS encoding 2OG-Fe(II) oxygenase, with protein MTQRSSPVEPGEAVPWFTSSTPSRERFTFDTVAGRYIALSFLGSATDPTAARVLTDLLARRERFDDVRASFFGVSVDPRDREQQRIRDMLPGIRFFWDFDRAICNLYGVHQPSGAIRQMTYLLDPRLRVITVLPIQTGGEGHVDALLALLQAQEPIPPAVPARAQAPVLVVPRIFEPTLCQSLIDYYDRHGGTDSGYMIEQDGKTVEVVKHDHKRRRDCALEDEALIRSCMHRITARLVPEIHKAFQFNVTRMERYLVACYDAEERGHFRPHRDNTTKGTAHRRFAVSLFLNSGEYEGGQLRFPEFGQSLYSAPKGGAVVFSCSLLHEATAVTAGRRYMFLPFLYDEEGRRIREENQQFLESPDEQ; from the coding sequence ATGACCCAGCGCAGTTCACCCGTGGAGCCGGGCGAAGCGGTGCCCTGGTTCACCAGCAGCACCCCCAGCCGAGAACGCTTCACCTTCGACACCGTCGCCGGGCGTTACATCGCCCTGAGCTTCCTCGGCTCCGCTACGGACCCGACCGCGGCGCGGGTGCTGACCGATCTGCTCGCCCGTCGCGAGCGGTTCGACGACGTCCGGGCCAGCTTCTTCGGTGTCAGCGTCGACCCCCGTGACCGTGAGCAGCAGCGGATCCGCGACATGCTGCCAGGCATCCGCTTCTTCTGGGACTTCGACCGGGCCATCTGCAACCTCTACGGGGTGCATCAGCCGAGCGGCGCGATTCGCCAGATGACCTACCTGCTGGACCCGCGCTTGCGGGTGATCACCGTGTTGCCGATCCAGACCGGCGGCGAAGGCCATGTGGACGCCCTGCTCGCCCTGCTCCAGGCCCAGGAGCCGATCCCGCCTGCCGTTCCGGCCCGTGCCCAGGCGCCGGTCCTGGTGGTGCCGCGCATCTTCGAGCCGACCCTGTGCCAGTCCCTGATCGACTACTACGACCGCCACGGCGGAACCGACTCGGGATACATGATCGAGCAGGACGGCAAGACCGTCGAAGTGGTCAAGCACGACCACAAGCGCCGCCGCGACTGCGCCCTGGAGGACGAGGCGCTGATCCGCAGCTGCATGCATCGCATCACCGCGCGCCTGGTGCCGGAGATTCACAAGGCCTTCCAGTTCAACGTCACGCGCATGGAACGCTATCTGGTGGCCTGCTACGACGCCGAGGAACGCGGCCACTTCCGCCCGCACCGCGACAACACCACCAAGGGCACCGCCCATCGTCGGTTTGCCGTGTCCCTGTTCCTCAACAGCGGCGAATACGAAGGCGGCCAGCTGCGCTTCCCGGAATTCGGCCAGAGCCTGTACAGCGCGCCCAAGGGCGGCGCGGTGGTGTTTTCCTGCTCGCTGCTGCACGAGGCCACAGCTGTTACCGCAGGGCGCCGCTACATGTTCCTGCCCTTCCTTTACGACGAGGAGGGCCGACGCATACGCGAGGAGAACCAGCAGTTCCTGGAAAGCCCGGACGAGCAATGA